Genomic window (Candidatus Zixiibacteriota bacterium):
AGCAAATGCTTCTTCCGCCGTCACATGTGCCGCCTTATCATGCGCGTTACATACCTGGGCGTTATGCGGGTTCACAGGCAACTTATCCACCTTGCCGTTACCTTTGGGTACGGGCTTCCAATTTATAAACTGTGGGTACGCCGCCAGAGCTTGCAGGGCGGGGGGTAGTGATGTCATCATATTTGCCCCCTCGTGTTCACAAAGAACCCCAAGTCCTTTAGGGCGTACAGTCTTTGTGCGTTGTCTCTGCCCCAAGCTACCAACATTGACCCACTGCCCGCGCCAGACCCACCCGTTTTCCCGTAACCGTCAACAAACTTTATTCTGCCACGTAAAAAGAGAATACCATCGGCGTGTATGCAGATATCTTGGAACCATCGACAATCGGTTCGTGCGAATACGAGAGCAATCCCCTGCCCATGGTTATATAATTTCTTCAACCAGGTTTTTGTGTGGGGGCCATACGGCGGATTAAGCCATACGTTCCCTACCCATTCTTTTGATAAGCCGTCGTCCGTTTTGTTATATGTTTTTCGAACGGGTATCCACGATGGTGCGTATAGTTCGGGGTAACATGGGTCTAAATCGAAAATAAGACCTAAGCTATCAAAGACCCATTTTGGTGTGTACCATTCGACTGTTTTATTATTTACGTTATCATGTGTAAAACCTGTCTGAACCATATCTACTCCTATTGTATAATGTTATAAACGCTTTTTCTGCTGTCTGCGGTAC
Coding sequences:
- a CDS encoding adenine methyltransferase produces the protein MVQTGFTHDNVNNKTVEWYTPKWVFDSLGLIFDLDPCYPELYAPSWIPVRKTYNKTDDGLSKEWVGNVWLNPPYGPHTKTWLKKLYNHGQGIALVFARTDCRWFQDICIHADGILFLRGRIKFVDGYGKTGGSGAGSGSMLVAWGRDNAQRLYALKDLGFFVNTRGQI